The DNA region TTTAAATGCTCCGTGAGAGGTGCCGATCGCCGGGGCCAGAAAATCGACGTGGGTGAGTTCAACAAATCTTTCGGCTTCGTCGGGATCAACCAGAATGGCATCTCGTTCGGAAACGGATATTTGGTCTTCAATGCCCTGCAGCCGCCCTAATTCAGCTTCTACCGATACGCCCATCGGGTGTGCGATGTCTACAATTTGTTTGGTTAATCGAACATTTTCGTCAAAGGGTTTTGACGATGCGTCAATCATCACAGAGGTAAATCCGCCCCGCAGGCATTGCATGATCACATCAAAATGGGTGCCGTGATCCAGGTGGAGCGCAATGGGAATGGATGTTTGCGCCGCCGCCGTGCGAACCAGACTAACCAGATAATCCAGTCCGGCGTATTTGATCGCGCCTTCGCTGGCCGCAATTATTACAGGCGATTTTTCCTCCTCTGCCGCCTCAATAATAGCCTGCAGAATTTCCATATTATTAATATTAAAGGCCCCAACCGCATAACCGCCTTTGTTTGCGGCATCCAACACAACCTTTCCAGAAACCAGACTCATGGCGGAAACTCCTTTCCTCTTTCGGTTCAATCGTTTTGTTTTAGTCCATCTAAAATTACAAAATCTCTTGTTTAAATTCAAGTTAATTTTATTTTTCCAAAGAGATTTTGCCCCTCACCCCGACAAATAATGGCGACGGCTCACATTTGGGGTGTTTGGGCGATCGGTTTTTTGGGGGGCCGCTCAAATCCCTGAACAGTCGCCGTAAAGTATCAGCGAGGACGATTACGGATACTCAAAAAAACCTTGATGTTTGCCTCGAAGTTCTCTAAATTTTAAATCAATTGAGAAAGGAAACGGCAGAGTGGAAAACCGTGTGTACTATTGGATTGGGTTTCTGGGTTACAGTATTCTGGTTGTAGCCGTCGGATTTTATGTTTATTGGAAGGAAAAACAGGCCGGACAAACGTACGACAATCGGGCGTTCTGGACGGCTAACCAGCAATTATCCGGATATTCCATTGGACTGTCTATTTCGGCCAGCATGATGTCCGTGAGCTGGTCCTGTGTGTACGATGTGCAGCTTTTTTATTGGTACGGATGGGGCGGGTTGTGGCTGCTGGCGATCCCCTGGCTGATTACAATGGGTGGCTTCTTTTTCTTTTCACCTCTCTTTCGCCGATTACGGGTGTTTTCTCAACCGGAACTTCTGGAACGCCGTTTCGGGGCACGGGCACGTCAATTACTGGCCCCTGTGCTGATTCTTGTGTTTATCACGTGGGCCGGCGCTGAAATCTACGCGGCCGGAATTTTAATTGCACCCTTTTTGGGACTATCCCTTCCGTGGATGCTTTTCCTCATTGCACTGGTTGTGGCTCTTTATTCATTTGCCGGGGGATTTGAGGCAGTGGTTTCAACGGATAAAATCCAGTTTGCAATTGTGGCCGTTTTTGTGGCGGTCTCGGCGTACGTGGGCGTAAACGCAGCTGCCCGGCAGGCCGGCAATTTTTGGGGATTTCTTTCGGCTCTCCCCACACCTCCCAAAGCCAACCCGAATTTTCTGCAGGCGTTTTCTCCGGGACTGGCGCTTATCGGACTGACGTTTTTAGCCTATTTGCCGGGCTGGCTGGTAGAAACCGACGTTTGGGTGCGCCTGCAGGCGGCCTCCAGCAACAACCAGGCCCGTAAAGGAATCGGGGTAGCTGCTTTGAATTCCTTTTTATTTGTGGGTGTTTTTCCCCTGCTGATTGGCCTTTCGGCACTCTACTTGTACCCGCCTCTGGGGGCACACATCCCGGATAAAC from Calditrichota bacterium includes:
- the fba gene encoding class II fructose-1,6-bisphosphate aldolase is translated as MSLVSGKVVLDAANKGGYAVGAFNINNMEILQAIIEAAEEEKSPVIIAASEGAIKYAGLDYLVSLVRTAAAQTSIPIALHLDHGTHFDVIMQCLRGGFTSVMIDASSKPFDENVRLTKQIVDIAHPMGVSVEAELGRLQGIEDQISVSERDAILVDPDEAERFVELTHVDFLAPAIGTSHGAFKFKGEAKLDFDRLKKVKEKTGIPLVLHGASGVPQHLLDTINQYGGDIKGAKGLPADELKEAIRYGINKVNTDTDLRLAFTAALREVLTTNKGVFDPRKIIGPAREKMKDVVKDRIRLFGSANKA
- a CDS encoding sodium:solute symporter family protein translates to MENRVYYWIGFLGYSILVVAVGFYVYWKEKQAGQTYDNRAFWTANQQLSGYSIGLSISASMMSVSWSCVYDVQLFYWYGWGGLWLLAIPWLITMGGFFFFSPLFRRLRVFSQPELLERRFGARARQLLAPVLILVFITWAGAEIYAAGILIAPFLGLSLPWMLFLIALVVALYSFAGGFEAVVSTDKIQFAIVAVFVAVSAYVGVNAAARQAGNFWGFLSALPTPPKANPNFLQAFSPGLALIGLTFLAYLPGWLVETDVWVRLQAASSNNQARKGIGVAALNSFLFVGVFPLLIGLSALYLYPPLGAHIPDKLQDGALIFTVLLQDFAPTWLSLVLSIGLIAAAMSTVDTCGNVVALSLSYDLLEPALREKWSAQKLNRLARWMSVFAIGLAFIYALFTNSLWDIFYLSSGLLTTTIFFPVIGAFLKDTTKLQIHLSTGLGFLGTLGGYSLEKAHILQVVEPDWLAQTGLGYILLGFFLSAVGFVLGRIRK